ATGGCCTCGCCCAGGCCGATTACCGCGAACAGAAGCAGCAGGGGAACAAAGCCTGTGGCAAAGGGGACACAACACATGGTGACGCCGATCAAGACGGTGCCGGCCAGCAGCAGCAGGTTCTGATCCCGGGAGTCGGCCAGCTTTCCGAACGGCACCTGGAATATGGCATTGACCAGGGTGCGGCAGGCGATCACCATTCCGATTTCAGATCCGCTGGCGCCCATCTGCCGGGTCATCAAAAGCGGCAGAAACGCAAAGGTGGGGACCATGATGATCATGGTGGCCATGCGTGCCAGCAGAATGCCCCGCACCCGCCGGCTTTGCATCATCCGCCGGAACAGGGAAAAGATGCGCACCGGCGCTTCAGTGACACTGGAAGGGTCCCGGCCGGGAAGAATGGCGATTACAAGGGCGGCTGAAACAAGGCTGAGCAGGGCCATGGCATAAAACCCGGCGTTTTTTCCCATCAGATCCAGGAAAAATCCGCCCAGTATCGGTCCGGCCCCGATACCGGTGAAAATGGCGATGTTGAACCAGCCCATGTATTTGCCCACCGTGTCTTCGGCTGATGCATCAATGATATATGCCATGGCAATGGGAAAAATCAGGGCCGATCCGGCCCCGTGGAAAAACCGGATCAACACCAGCTGGGTGACGGATCCGGCAATCGTGTACACATATCCGGTTAACCCGAACATGATCAGCCCGGCAATGAGAAACCGTTTTCTGCCGTACCGGTCCGAAAGGGTGCCCACAAACGGCTGCAAAAGTCCGCCGCTCACGGCATAGGCAGCCATGATGATGCCCAAAGCAAAACCCGTGGCCCCGAGTTCTTCCGCATATATGGGCAGAATGGGCGCAATGATGCCCATGCCCACAAAAACAATGAAAATGGCCGACAATATGGTCAGTAGAATGGATTTTTGCATGGCCTGTATTGTAGCAGCCGCCGCCCCGTTCGTCCATAAGAATGACAGGGACGGCGGCTGGATGGGAATCAGATCAGGCCGATGAACTTCCAGTAGGGAATCATGATCAGCACGATGAAAATGATATTGAACACCATTTTAATGCTGAAAAATTTAACGAAATCCTGCAGCCGGATCAGGCCGAAGGAAAAGTAAATCAGCACCAGCGCATATTCATAGGGCAGAATGATCTGGTTGGTGGCCATATTAATGACATAGTAAAAAGAGAACGGATTGATATCCACACTCAAAGCGATTTCCGCCAGGGGTGCGGTGAATGCCGCCCAGATGGCCAGCGGTGTCATAATGAAATTGGACACCACACTCAACACCCAGACCAGCACCAGTGTGAACATGCTGCCGCTGGCTTCCATCATGGGTGTGGAATACTGGGCAATAATTTTCCCGATGCCCAGCACATTGGATGCGGCCCCGATGGCCATGCATGCCGTGACAAAGAACAGCAGGGAAAAATTGATCCGTTTGATGTCGTCCTCCGTACCTACCCGGATGCCCGGCAGATACATCAGGCACCCGGCCACGGCAAACCCCCAACCGATATTGATGTGGTGCAGCCCCCCGGTCATCAGGAAAATCACCAGAAGCACCGTGACGAACAATCCTTTTTTTTCTTTGGATGTCAACGTTCCGAGTTTGTCATAGGCCTCACTGACATAGGCTTTGCAGTTGATCTCTTTGGACGGCTTGAATATTTTTGTGATCAGAAATACACAGAAAAACGACCACAGTATCATGGGCGCATTGTGAAACAGATACAGAAACCAGGTCATGGGCACATCATATACGGTGATGCCTGCCCCGGCAATGATGTTGAAATTGGGATTGTAAAAGAAATACAGCGGTGTCAGGGCCGCCATGGCACCGGTGAGCATGATGCCTGCCGATTCTTTGGACCGGCCCAGATCCAGGGCCAGGCAGATGCCGTAGGTGAACGCAGCCAGCGGGATCACGGCCTGGGCCGGGATCAGCAGGTTCAGGATGATGCCCGTGAACATGATGCCGTATAAAATCCGGTTGTAGGTCCCCCCGGTCTTGATGATGCACCAGTAGGCCACCCGCCGCAAAAGCCCTGCGCTTTCCAGGCAGTTGGCCATGAGAATCCCGCCCATGAACATCCACGGCACACTGGTGGACCAGGGTCCGAATACCGCCTGTTCCGGGGCGATCCCCGTGACCACATAGGCCACGGGCAAAAGAATGGCCGGGATCATCTGGGGCAGGGTTTCAAAGGCAAAGATCAGGATGGCACACAGGGTGATGGCCAGAAAATTCCGGATCACCGGGGTAAAGGTCTCGCCCGTGGGCACCATCATGACGATCAAAGGGGCAATCACGATCACGGCCCAGTAAATCATCTGCTTTCTGTCCGCCGGGCTGCGGTCGGCTCCGGCCGCAGCCTCCTGGGAAGCCCTGACGTTGCCGCCGTCTGCGGCAATGGTGTTGTCGGCTTGCATAAAACGGTCTCCTTTTTTCAGGTTGACTTTTACGGACAGAAAATGGAAACGCCGGTGTCAAATTTCTTGTCGTTGATGATCAGCTTGATCTGGTATTTTCCTTTCAAACCCTGTTTGCTGATGTTGAGTTTCAGTTCCCGGTCATCGTCTTCCAGAAACGCGCCCGAGCACATGGCCAGATGCACGACCGCCGAGGTGTTGAGAAAATAATGATGGCTGTCGGCATCTCCTTCCAGGCAGATCATGGCCAGGGTGCCTCTTTCAAACCGGCCGTGAAACACCATGCGGTCTTCATCTTCTTCGATCACCACATTGTGCCAGGCATCCGGCTGTTCATTGACTTCTTGAGCATCGGGCACGGTGTCAAATTCCGGGGTGACATCCAGTTGTCCCAGCAGCTGACCCGCACCGAACCGCACATTGTCTTTGTCATGGTAGATGGGCAGTTTTTCCGCCCGGTAGAAATTGCCTTGGGTTTCCAGTTCGTACAGCACCACCCCGTCTTTTTCCTCCACGGTCACGGACCGCAGCTCCACAGCCGGGTCTTTGGGATCCAGGAATGCGCCCAGCCCGTCGTCGGCCCAGCCATCCTTGAATCCGATCCCGCCGGAATGGATCAGGTAATGCCCGTCTGCATAATACTCCACATTGCAGATATAAGGAGAGAAAAATTCCTGGCCCCGCTCCTTGCCGTACTGCCACACCTGTTCGATCTCCATTTTTTCGGTGTCAATGCGGTATCTCACCCCTCTGGAGAAATTGTCCCGGTTCTTGATATAATTGTCTTTGTTCTTGGCCCGGTACTGGCCGTTGTCAAAGCACATCACATCCCCTTCCGGCGTGATCAGGGCTGCATGCTGCTCATACTGCCAGTCAAAATTCTTTACATCCCCCACGGGGGTGAAAAAATATTTTTTTACCATCTCTTCAGGCCAGCCTTCCGGGTCTCCCACGATCCAGTTGAGCCTGCCGGAATCAAAATCGATGTTCACCACGGCATCCTGGTGCCGGCCGGAAAAGGTCAAAGAATGGGTGGGCTTGTCATACCACACCGAGTTGTTGTGGAACCAGTCATGGGCATCCTGGGATCCGGAACCGGCCACATCCTGGGGAAGGAAGGTCTTGTAATCCCAGGTTTTGAGGATATCACCGGTGTTGCGGTCAATGAGCACACACATGTCTTCTACGGTATCCCGGGTGAAATCCTGGGTCAGCACCAGCAGGTTGCCGTCTTCCATTTCAAAGTGATCATGGTGGTAGTTGCCGGGCAGCCGGTATTCCTTGTAGATTTTGCCCAGCATATCCAGTTCGATCAGGCCCGTGGAATTGTAGGGCATGCGGCAGAACCGGCTGGAACCGGTGAGAATATTGCCGTTGGCAGCCCGTTTGATGTCAAACATGGTGTTTTCCGTGAGCATCCACCGGATATCGCCTTTGTAGTCGTAAGCCGTGGGCAGGTTTTTGCCGGCCGGGGTCAGAAACATGAAATTGTCTTCCAGATAATCGGCGGAAGTCATCACGTTCAGGCACCGGCACACATCTTCAGGCAGTTTTCCGGTCTGGATGGTGATCTGTTTGGATGTGCCGTCGGGCAAAGAGATTGTCACCTGGTTGGCAAAATCTTCATACAGCCCCAGGACCGGCAGCTTGTGCACCGTGTCCGCTGCAAAGGTGTGGGGCAGGTTTTCTCTTTCAAACCGTTTGCCGCATACGGTCACCGTGGGTGCGACCTTTTGGGTGGTTTTAAACATCACCAGTGCGCACAACGGATTGATCAGGTAGGGGTTGTGCACGACAAACGGGGTGTCAATGGTGTAGGTCTGTTTTTCAAAATCCGCCAGAAACTGGTTTTCCGCGTTGGCCTGGCGGGTGATGAGATGGTCGTAGCTGTTATAGGTCACTTTGTTGCTCATGGTCTTACATCTCCTTTTTATCTGTTGCAATATATGAGACCCCGGGTCACGGCGGGGTTATAAAATCTCGTCTATGGCTTTGACAATGGCGGGTTTCTGCTGCAGACCGGTGATCCGGTTGACTTCCTCGCCGTCTTTTAAAAACAGCATGGTGGGAAATCCCTTCACGCCCAGGCGTTCCTTTAATTCCTTGTTTTCGTCAAAATCAATGGTAAAGATGGGAAATTCCGGTTTGAGCTTGTCAATGTCGCGCAGCACAAACGCCAGCATTTTGCAGGGGCCGCAGACTTTGGAATAAAATTCCACCATCATGGACCCGGATTTGTCCAGCTGGTCAAATCCGTTGGTATCCAGTTCCTGAATCATGGTTTCTCCTTTTCATGGGTATTGAGCCGGAATGTTTTATCCGGACGTTGTTATATCAAGGCGTGGTCTCGCCTTTGAGTTTTTCCACATATTTGGCCGCACTGTTGGCGGCAATGGCACCGTCGGAGCAGGCGGTCACGATCTGCCGCAGTTTTTTCACGGTCACATCCCCGGCCCCGTATATGCCGGAAATCGTTGTCTGCATATCTTCATTCACCTGGATGAAGCCCATGTCATCCAGGATGCCCAGGTGTCCAAAGGCATTGGAGGTGGGTTCCAGGCCGATGTATTCAAACACCCCGTCACAGTGGACATGGCGTTCTTTTTGATCTTGTTTCGTGGATTTGAACCGCACTCCGTTCAGAACGTCTTGTCCGGTGAATTCAAGCACTTCCTGATATGGATAGATGGTGACATTGGGCAGGGCCCGGAGCTGTCCGCACACCTTGGGATCGGCCGTGAGATCGAACATGGTGACAATGGTCAAAGAATGGGTAATGCCGGCCAGATACAAAGATTCCTCCACGGCGGAGTTGCCCCCGCCGATCACCACCACATCCTTGTCCCGGTACTGGGCCCCGTCACAGATGGCGCACCAGCTGATCCCGGCCCCGGCAAACCGGTCCTCACCGGAGATGCCCAGTTTTCTGGGGATGGTGCCGGTGGCGATGATCACGGCATGGGTGACAATTTTTGTGTCATCTTCTTCACTGGCCAGAATTTTGAAAGGGCCGTTGTCCGTGATGCCGGTGATGGTTTTGTAGTCAAACGCCACCCCCAGTTCCTGGGTGTGTTCATACATTTTCATGCTCAGCTCGGCCCCGTTGATGCGGCCCGTGCCGGTGTAGTTTTCAATTTCATTGGTATTCACCATCTGGCCGCCCGGGGCCAGCTGATCCACGATCAGCACGGACATGTTGGCCCGGACGGCATAGATGGCTGCAGTCAGGCCGGCAGGGCCGGCACCGATTATAACGATATCATATGGGGTCATGGTGTATTTTCCTTTTTTACGGATTACAATTCTTTTGTCCTCCATAAAACAGGATTTTTACAACCACATCCATGACGGCCGTCATGTTGACGGCTTTTTTATCAAAAAAAGGGAAAAAAGAGGGATTTAGATTTTCAGGCTGCCGAATTCGATATTTTTGAGGGCTGCCGGATCATGAATCCGGATCTGTCCCCGCTGGGTGGTGATGATGCCCATGTCCCGGAGCTGGCCCATGGTTCGAAGGGTGGATTCCGGCGTGGTGCCGGCGATTTCCGATATTTCCTGGCTGGTGAACAGCAGCGGGGTCCCGAATTTTTCGTACAAAGTGCTGAGCACCCGGAGCACCCGGTTTTCCACTTTTTTTTCCATCAGATCCAAAATCCGGGAGTTGGCACTGTCCAGACCGATGCCGATCCATCGAAGGATATTGGGAACGATGACCGGATGGTCAGTCACAAAAGTCATGAATTGATTGCCCTGGATGCGCAGGCACCGGGTGGGCCGGGCCGCCTCAGCTTCCAGGAACCGGCCGCAGTCCAGATAAGGGCCCAGCAGGTTGTAGGGTTCTCCCCGTTTGACCAGCAGAAACGTGATCCGTCGGCCGCTTTCCGCACACGCACTGATCCGCAGCAGCCCGGACATGACAAAAAAACCGGATCCACCGTGTCCCCGATCGCCGACACATGGGTGTTTTTGGGGAAATGGACGGCATCTCCGATGTCAAACAGCCGGAACACCACATCTGCCGGAACACCCTTGAAAAACGGGGCCGTGCGGAAAACATCTTTTTCACTTTGGGTGAACTGGGCCATGGGTTCTTATAGACCGGGTTTTGGCCGGTGTCAACACCCGGTGTGCCCGTGGGACAAGGCGCTTTTTCAGCGTTGTCCGTCCACAGTCAGGCCGTTTTTCATGTCCGGCTGCTGGTGGTACCGATATAAATGGCGCAAAGGGCCAGCACCACCCCGGTCCAGGCCATGGCCGAGGTCTCCCGGTTGAAAAACAGCACATCCCATACAAAGGACAATGAGGGCTGGAGCAGCAGGGCCAGCCCGGCAATGGCCGCCGGAATTCTGGGCAGAGAATGGCCGATGAGTAACCAGCCCAGGGTCTGGCACATCAGGCCCAGCCCCACCAGGGCGCCCAGAGACGGCATGTCCGGGATGGCAAACGATTCTGCGTTGCGTACCATTTCCAGCCCCAGAAACAGGGCCGTGGCAAAGGACACCACCATGAGGGTGTACACCACAGGCGGGCTGTCGGCCTCGGACTGCATCCGCCGGAACACCATGAGAAAACCCGTGTAGAACACGGCCGTGGCAATGCCGTAGTAAATGCCCAGACGGAAATCCGGTGTCAGCTGGCCCCAGGGGGTGCCCACGATCATGAACAGCCCGATCATGGCCGGGGGGATGGAAATCAGCAGCCGGACCGAGGGTTTTTCACCATAAATCACAAACGCCACGGCCGGCACCATGAACACCTCAAAGTTGCCCAGAATCGTGGCCAGGCCCGGCCCCACATACTGGATGCTGCGATGCCAGGCATACAGGTCCAGGGCAAAGAACAGGCCCGTGATCAACGCCAGCTTCAGAAACCGCCATCCGTACCATTGCATCTGCCGGCGGACCAGCAGGATGATCAGCAAAAAACAACCGCCGAAAAACACCCGGTAAAATGCAGACCCCGTGGGGGTCACCTGGGCGATTTTGACAAATACCGCGGAAAAACTGATCATCACAGCGCCCAGGGTGGTCCGGGTCAGGGCCTGGCGGAAAACAAATGCAGGATCATGGGACATGGGAGGGGATCATTCCTTTGCGGTTCCGGAAATTGAGCCGGTACTGCGGACCGGGGCGTGTTTGGGACGGTCTGCCCGGGGACGGGCCAGAAACGTGTGCCAGATCCCGTCCGGGCTTCGGTGCTCCAGAATGGTCATCTGTCTTTTTTCCAGGGCCGCAGCCACGTCCCGGGCCTCGGACCGCAGCAGCCCGGACAGAATGACCCGGGGTTTTTTAACAAATTCCGGGCTGTCCAGCAACTGCCGCATGATATCATAATGAATATTGGCCACCAGCAGATCACAGGGCAGGTCCACAGTGGTTTCGCCTCTGGCCTGAAACGCCAGTATCCGGTCGTCCCAGTGGTTGAGGGCGATGTTTTTTTTGGTGGTTTTCACTGCCAGAAGATTGAAATCACAGGCCAAAACCCGGTCACATCCCATGGCCGCGGCCCCTAAGGCCAGAAGCCCCGTACCGGTGCCGATATCCAGCACCGTGTGGACGGGTTCACATGCACACACCCGGCAAATGAGATCCAGGCAGTCATGGGTGGTGGGGTGAAGCCCCGTGCCGAACACCACGCCCGGATCCATCATGACCGGACGTTTTCCATGGATGTGTTCAGGGACCTCCCAGGGCGGAAAAATACAGAAATCCGCCACATCATAGGGGTGAACGGCATCTCCGTGCCACTGCTCCCAGGTCATGTCATACACATCTTTGAACTCGACGCCGGGGTTGTCTGTTTTTATCCGGTCAGCCAGATCCGGCACAGGTTGGGAAAAAAACACGAACGAGGTGCCCTGTTCCTGCCAGAGACCCAGAAACCGCGGATCAGATGAGATATCCGTGTCCAGGGAAAGCATGCCTTCAAAATAGTGGATCACCAGGTTTTGATACGGGTTTTTCATAGGGCCGGAAATGGTTTTGTGTAAAATACAATTTGACTTTGCCAAAAATATGAAAAATAATCTTTTCATATGAAAAATTCAAGAACCGATTCAAAAACATCCTCAGGGCAGTCACATGGAATACCGAAAAATCATTGCCGGGTTTGAATCAGACAATCCGGCCCTGGCCGAAGAATTGATCTGTGACATGTTTTTTTCATCCGGTGTCAACGGCGTGGTGTGTCATCTGCCCTTAGCGGAACCGGACGAAGGGTTCGGCACGCCCACGCCGATAGTGCCCGACGGCAACCGCATTGAAGGGTATCTGCCTGAAACTTTGGATGCGGATAAAATTCTGGCACAGCTCATTTGCCGGGCCGAAGCACTGGCACAGGACGGCATCCATGTGATTGTCCGGACGGAAACCGTGGCGGATCAGGACTGGGCACATGCCTGGAAAGCGTACTTTCATGTGATACGCATCACAGACCGCATTGTGGTGAAGCCAGCATGGCAACCGTTTGATCCGGAACCGGACGATCTGGTGATCCACCTGGATCCGGGCATGGCGTTCGGGACCGGCACCCATCCTTCCACCTGCATGTGCTTGAAGCAGATTCAGGCCGAACTTAGCCCTGGACAGACATTTCTGGATGTGGGGTGCGGGTCGGGGATTCTGATGATTGCCGCTGCCAGACTGGGGGCATCCCGGATGGCGGGAATTGACACGGATTCGGCGGCCGTGGCTGTGGCCAAGGAAAACCTGGAGAAAAATGAGGTGTCTGCTGATCAGTATCACCTGTGTACCGGCACCCTGGATCAGATGGATCCCACACCATATGACCTGATTGCCGCCAATATCATTGCCCAGACCCTGGTGGCCATTATGGCGGATATCCGTCTACGCATGGCCCCGGATGGCAGAGCCGTTCTTTCCGGGATCATCCTGGAGCGGCTGCCGGATGTGGAAACAGCCCTGGAACAGCAGGGGCTGACCATACTGACCCGGGACACGGATGCAGAGTGGGTCACAATCACGGTGGGCCGGGAATCCTGTGACTGAGCTGAACATCAATCACACCGATACGGGCCGGACCCTTGTTTTTTCCGGGCGCATGGACGCCGACGGCATTGCAAAGATATGGGAAAAGGCCTGTGACGGCATCGGTACCCATGCCGGGACAGACCTGACCCTGGATTTGTCCGGGGTCACCTATTTTGACATGGCCGGTGCCGCGTTTGTGGTCCATCTTGACCGGACGGCCCGGGAACAGAACCTGAAATCCATCCGCACCACCGGACTGGACCCGGCCGCTGCCACCCTGGTGGAACGGATTTCCCGGAATGAGCTTACCGAACCGGCCCCGGCACCGCCTGCCGGCCGCATCCGGATGTTTGTGGCAAACCAGGGCCAAAGCCTGGCCGAATTTTGGGAGGATGTTAAAAACTATATTGCGTTTTTCGGGGAGATCTGCTGGTTTTTCGGTACCAGCCTGGTGCGCCCGAACCGGATCCGGTGGGGTGAAACGTGGCGGGTGGCGGAACAGGCCGGGGTGAATGCATTGCCCATTGTGGCCCTGATCAGCTTTATTGTGGGCCTGGTCATGGCGTTTCAGTCCGCCATTCCCATGAAAATGTTCGGCGCGGAAATCTATGTGGCCAATCTTATCGGCCTGGCCATGGTCCGGGAACTGGGGCCGTTGATGACGGCCATTGTCCTGGCCGGGCGGTCTGCGTCCGCGTTTGCCGCAGAAATCGGTACCATGAAAATCAATGAAGAGATTGATGCCCTGACCATCATGGGCCTGGAACCGGTGCGGTTTCTGATCCTGCCCCGGGTGATCGCTTCCACGGTGATGACGCCTTTGCTCACGGTGTTTGCCATCCTGGTGGGAATCCTGGGAGGGGCCGTGGTGATTCTGTCCATGGGGCATCCGTTTTCCGCGTATTACAACCAGGTGGTGGGATTTGTGTCCTGGGGGGATTTTGTGGGTGGGATGATCAAATGCTTTGTGTTCGGGGTGCTCATTGCCGCCACGGGATGCATCCGGGGATACCAGACCCGTCAGGGGCCGTCCGCCGTGGGTGAGGCCGCCACAAGGGCCGTGGTGTCGTCCATCATTCTCATTGCCGTGTTTGACGGGATTTTTTCAATTATTTACTATGTGTTGGATGTGTGAAAGAACCGATTATACAAGTGAAGCACCTGTTTGCCGGGTATGACGGCCAGGCCATTATGGAGGATCTGACCTTTGACATCAACAAAGGAGAGATCTTTGTGATCCTGGGCGGGTCCGGATGCGGCAAGAGCACCGTGCTCAAGCACATGATCGGGCTGTTGCCGCCCGTGTCCGGCCAGGTACTGATTCATGGTCAGGACATGGTGGCGGCCCGGGGAAAAGAACGGACCCGGCTGCTGCGGCAGATCGGTGTGGCGTTCCAGAACGGGGCATTGTTCGGCTCCATGACCGTGCTGGAAAATATCATGCTGCCTCTGACCGCGTTTACGGCTTTGTCCGATGCAGCCGCCAGAACCCTTGCCCTGGCCAAACTCGGGCTGGTGGATCTGATCCGGCACAGCCATCTGCTGCCGGGCGAATTGAGCGGGGGTATGAGAAAACGGGCCGCCATTGCCCGGGCCATGGCCCTGGATCCCGGAGTCCTGTTTCTGGATGAACCGTCCGCCGGTCTGGATCCGCTGACCTCCGCAGAGCTGGATCTGCTCATCAAAGATCTGGCCCAGACCCTGGGCATCACGTTTGTGATCGTCACCCATGAACTGGAGAGCATTCTTACCATTGCCGACAACACCATCATACTGGAAAAAGAATTAAAAGGGATCATCGCCACAGGCCATCCCAAAGACCTGAAAGCGGATCCCGCCAACGAATACGCGTACCGGTTTTTCAACCGGGACCCTGAAAAAGAGAAAAAACCATGACCCAAAATGCCAATTATTTTAAACTCGGCCTGTTCGTGATCGCGGCTTTCTGCCTGGGCGTCGGGTTTCTCCTCATGTTCGGGGCCGGAGAATTTCTGAAAAAAGAGATCCTGGCCGAATCCTGCTTTGACGAGTCCGTCCAGGGGCTGGATGTGGGATCTGAAGTCAAATACAAGGGCGTACGCATCGGCACGGTCAAAGCCATCACCACGCCGGTCAAAGTGTATCAGGCCCAGTCCCAGTGTGTGCTGGTGGTGTTTGCCCTGGATCTGGACGCGTTTCCCCCCAACGGAAACCAGGACCCGGCAGACGCGGTCAAAGCGGCCGTGGACAAAGGACTCACCGTGTATCTGAGCTTCAAGGGCATTACCGGGGCCGCATATCTGGAAACCGATTATCTGCCAAACATTGGCGATCCGGTTGACATTACCTGGACCCCGGACAACCTGTATATCCCGTCCCGGAAAAGCAGTATCAAGCGTCTGGGGGATGCAATGAACCTGATTCTGGAAAACCTGACCGAGATCAATGTCATGGGAATGACCCGCAACCTGGAAAAACTGCTGGAAACATTGAATCAAAAAACCGCGGCATTGGATATGGCCGGGATTTCCCAGCGGACTTCAGCCATGATGGACGAGGTCCGGAACACCAGCCGCATTTTGTCTGAAATCCTTGAATCTCCGGATTTCCGTGGCATGATCCAGGACGCCAAAGGATCTTTCAGCGGCTTTCGGACGTTGGTGACCGATGTCCGGGACCCTGTAAATCAGACCCTCGAAGACCTGGGCCATGCCGCAGCCAGCGCTAAAACATTGACACAAAATCTGGAAGCGCGCACCGACACCCGGCTCACGGCGCTGTCTCAACAGGTGGACGGGCTCATGGAAAGCCTGAACACCACGATCGCCATGCTGGAAAACCTGGTCTGGCTCAACAGTGACACCATCAACCGGACCATCAGTAATTTTGAACACACGTCTGAAAATCTGAAGCAGATGAGTCTGGAAATCCGGCGATATCCCGCCCGCCTGCTGCTGGAAAGGCCGCCCAAACCGCCGGAAGAACCTTCTGAGGGGGGAAGATGAAACCGTTCTGGATCTGTGGGGCTGTTGCAACCGGAGTGGTTGTTCTGGCGGGTGTGTTGTTGCTGTCAGGATGCGCCGGGATTGTCCGGGATTTTCCGGAAACCCGCCTGTTTGTGATTGAGTCGCCCCGGATCAACCGCACTGCGGCCGGGTTTGAAACCGGTCAGGGCCTGTTGATCCGTCAGTTCGATATTTCTGCTGAATTTGAAAGCAGTTTTTTTGTTTACAAAGTATCTGACAACCGGTTCACCAATGATTATTACAATAAATTCATGGTTTCT
Above is a window of Desulfotignum balticum DSM 7044 DNA encoding:
- the prmA gene encoding 50S ribosomal protein L11 methyltransferase; translation: MEYRKIIAGFESDNPALAEELICDMFFSSGVNGVVCHLPLAEPDEGFGTPTPIVPDGNRIEGYLPETLDADKILAQLICRAEALAQDGIHVIVRTETVADQDWAHAWKAYFHVIRITDRIVVKPAWQPFDPEPDDLVIHLDPGMAFGTGTHPSTCMCLKQIQAELSPGQTFLDVGCGSGILMIAAARLGASRMAGIDTDSAAVAVAKENLEKNEVSADQYHLCTGTLDQMDPTPYDLIAANIIAQTLVAIMADIRLRMAPDGRAVLSGIILERLPDVETALEQQGLTILTRDTDAEWVTITVGRESCD
- a CDS encoding ABC transporter permease, whose translation is MTELNINHTDTGRTLVFSGRMDADGIAKIWEKACDGIGTHAGTDLTLDLSGVTYFDMAGAAFVVHLDRTAREQNLKSIRTTGLDPAAATLVERISRNELTEPAPAPPAGRIRMFVANQGQSLAEFWEDVKNYIAFFGEICWFFGTSLVRPNRIRWGETWRVAEQAGVNALPIVALISFIVGLVMAFQSAIPMKMFGAEIYVANLIGLAMVRELGPLMTAIVLAGRSASAFAAEIGTMKINEEIDALTIMGLEPVRFLILPRVIASTVMTPLLTVFAILVGILGGAVVILSMGHPFSAYYNQVVGFVSWGDFVGGMIKCFVFGVLIAATGCIRGYQTRQGPSAVGEAATRAVVSSIILIAVFDGIFSIIYYVLDV
- a CDS encoding ABC transporter ATP-binding protein is translated as MKEPIIQVKHLFAGYDGQAIMEDLTFDINKGEIFVILGGSGCGKSTVLKHMIGLLPPVSGQVLIHGQDMVAARGKERTRLLRQIGVAFQNGALFGSMTVLENIMLPLTAFTALSDAAARTLALAKLGLVDLIRHSHLLPGELSGGMRKRAAIARAMALDPGVLFLDEPSAGLDPLTSAELDLLIKDLAQTLGITFVIVTHELESILTIADNTIILEKELKGIIATGHPKDLKADPANEYAYRFFNRDPEKEKKP
- a CDS encoding MlaD family protein encodes the protein MTQNANYFKLGLFVIAAFCLGVGFLLMFGAGEFLKKEILAESCFDESVQGLDVGSEVKYKGVRIGTVKAITTPVKVYQAQSQCVLVVFALDLDAFPPNGNQDPADAVKAAVDKGLTVYLSFKGITGAAYLETDYLPNIGDPVDITWTPDNLYIPSRKSSIKRLGDAMNLILENLTEINVMGMTRNLEKLLETLNQKTAALDMAGISQRTSAMMDEVRNTSRILSEILESPDFRGMIQDAKGSFSGFRTLVTDVRDPVNQTLEDLGHAAASAKTLTQNLEARTDTRLTALSQQVDGLMESLNTTIAMLENLVWLNSDTINRTISNFEHTSENLKQMSLEIRRYPARLLLERPPKPPEEPSEGGR